Proteins found in one Cobetia sp. L2A1 genomic segment:
- a CDS encoding alpha/beta fold hydrolase, whose protein sequence is MSSMKVLCLAGFLLLAGNALADNSANASGADAGNESNDTSSLSYDALLSEYPYDFNVDYFSFDSQRQPLKMAYIYLKPAAGMPVVTLMHGKNFNADYWTSTAQYLQSLGYGVLIPDQIGFGKSSKSVDYQYSFAALAQQTHALMDSLDIKESIVLGHSMGGMLASRFALMYPETTEELILLNPIGLENYLQYVDYKDTNFFYKNELAKTPESVKHYQQKNYYAGEWNATYSSLTDFITGQIQGPDKETMAWVNAKTYDMIFTQPVITEFGDFSVPVKLIIGTRDRTAPGRNWKKEGVERELGRYDKLGKHAAGLIPNSELFELDGLGHLPQVEDFERFKVALKKALVTTP, encoded by the coding sequence ATGTCTTCAATGAAAGTGCTATGTCTTGCTGGTTTCTTGCTATTGGCCGGTAATGCATTGGCCGATAATTCAGCCAATGCTTCAGGTGCGGATGCGGGAAATGAAAGCAACGATACCTCGTCTCTTTCGTACGATGCGCTGTTGAGCGAATATCCATACGATTTCAACGTCGATTACTTCTCGTTTGACTCACAACGTCAACCCTTGAAGATGGCCTATATCTATCTCAAGCCAGCTGCTGGCATGCCGGTCGTGACGCTCATGCATGGCAAGAACTTCAATGCCGATTACTGGACGTCGACCGCTCAGTACTTGCAGTCACTGGGATATGGCGTCTTGATTCCAGATCAGATCGGGTTTGGAAAATCGTCCAAGTCGGTAGATTATCAGTATTCATTTGCCGCCCTGGCGCAGCAAACACATGCTTTGATGGATTCACTTGATATCAAGGAATCGATAGTGCTGGGGCACTCGATGGGGGGCATGCTGGCGAGTCGCTTTGCATTGATGTACCCGGAGACGACTGAAGAATTGATATTGTTGAACCCGATTGGTCTCGAGAACTATCTTCAATACGTTGACTACAAAGATACTAATTTCTTTTATAAGAACGAACTGGCCAAGACGCCTGAAAGTGTCAAGCATTACCAGCAAAAGAATTATTATGCGGGCGAGTGGAACGCCACCTATTCATCTCTCACCGATTTCATTACAGGGCAAATACAAGGCCCGGATAAGGAAACGATGGCGTGGGTCAATGCCAAGACCTATGACATGATCTTCACTCAGCCAGTGATCACCGAATTTGGCGACTTTTCCGTCCCGGTGAAGTTGATCATAGGCACGCGTGACAGAACCGCGCCTGGGCGCAACTGGAAGAAGGAAGGGGTGGAGCGTGAGCTGGGACGCTACGACAAGCTCGGCAAGCACGCGGCAGGCTTGATCCCGAATTCCGAGCTGTTCGAGTTGGATGGCTTGGGCCACCTGCCCCAGGTGGAAGATTTCGAGCGCTTCAAGGTGGCATTGAAAAAAGCGCTCGTGACAACGCCCTAG
- a CDS encoding RIO1 family regulatory kinase/ATPase domain-containing protein: MRLLIRPDSSLHKASHNQEAGSAAHSSAVALSEPDEHTNTAADISDISPFLGYGPSDQISTHFLQRAKGFLKAEVYLTQFNGQSVVCKDYRRYAGTPAALVARWLVRHELKMLEQLGGWIHAPKAIARLSPLALAMEYIPGPLLSDAAPTSDITLCQQLIRIVQQLHHQQMAHNDIRGSNVVLRDGIPVLIDFTSAVRLPRWPGTAILARTMRRFDLRHSLKLKQRTLGLPLSTREASLVMRGGRLNSALRLWKKQILPRLKGR, translated from the coding sequence ATGCGACTACTTATTCGCCCTGATTCCTCCCTGCATAAGGCTAGCCACAATCAGGAGGCCGGCTCTGCCGCTCACTCCTCTGCGGTAGCGCTTTCCGAGCCTGATGAACACACCAACACAGCAGCAGATATCTCCGATATCAGTCCCTTTTTGGGCTACGGCCCCTCAGACCAGATATCCACTCACTTCCTGCAACGCGCCAAGGGCTTTCTCAAGGCTGAGGTCTATCTGACGCAATTTAACGGCCAGTCGGTGGTCTGCAAGGACTATCGTCGCTATGCCGGCACACCAGCAGCACTGGTGGCGCGTTGGCTGGTGCGCCACGAGCTGAAGATGCTGGAGCAACTCGGCGGGTGGATTCATGCTCCCAAAGCGATTGCACGCCTGTCACCGCTGGCACTGGCGATGGAATATATTCCCGGCCCACTGCTCAGCGATGCTGCACCGACGTCTGATATCACGCTGTGCCAGCAGCTGATACGCATCGTGCAGCAACTTCATCATCAGCAAATGGCGCATAACGATATTCGCGGCTCAAACGTGGTGCTACGTGATGGCATACCGGTTTTGATCGATTTCACGTCTGCAGTACGACTGCCACGTTGGCCGGGCACTGCCATTCTGGCGCGCACGATGCGACGCTTTGATCTGCGCCATTCCCTCAAGCTCAAGCAGCGTACGCTAGGGCTGCCTCTCAGCACTCGTGAAGCAAGTCTGGTCATGCGGGGCGGACGCCTGAATAGCGCCCTGCGCCTGTGGAAGAAGCAGATTCTGCCGCGCCTCAAGGGCAGGTAG
- a CDS encoding histidine triad nucleotide-binding protein, with protein sequence MDCLFCKIINREIPADIVYEDDEVLAFNDISPQAPTHVLIIPKQHIATLNDIEESQLATIGRLQFVAAKLARERGFAEDGYRVVMNCNEDGGQTVYHIHMHLMGGRRFTWPAG encoded by the coding sequence ATGGACTGTCTGTTCTGCAAGATCATCAATCGCGAGATTCCTGCCGATATCGTCTATGAAGATGATGAGGTACTGGCATTCAATGACATCAGTCCTCAGGCGCCGACGCATGTGCTGATCATTCCCAAGCAGCACATCGCCACGCTGAACGACATTGAGGAATCCCAGTTGGCGACCATAGGCCGATTGCAATTTGTCGCTGCCAAACTGGCGCGTGAGCGTGGTTTTGCCGAGGATGGCTATCGTGTGGTGATGAACTGCAATGAAGATGGCGGCCAGACGGTCTATCATATTCATATGCACCTGATGGGTGGTCGCCGCTTCACATGGCCGGCTGGCTGA
- the coq7 gene encoding 2-polyprenyl-3-methyl-6-methoxy-1,4-benzoquinone monooxygenase yields the protein MPHPDAIQTQRRHSRADQLIQQFDTVLRTLVPHAAQPSRPSPAGDIRDDEISDEERQHAAGLMRINHTGEVCAQALYQGQGFTARLPEIRSQMELAAQEEIDHLAWCDARLVELDANISLLNPLFYMTSFALGAAAGAINDKVSLGFVAATEELVGEHLSAHQQTLPQGDQRSRAVLRQMEIDEAHHEQWALEAGGHRFPGPLKSAMRLMSKVMTASVYRL from the coding sequence ATGCCGCACCCCGATGCTATTCAGACGCAGCGCCGTCACAGTCGCGCTGATCAGTTGATCCAGCAGTTTGATACCGTGCTGCGAACTCTCGTGCCTCACGCTGCCCAACCGTCCAGGCCATCACCCGCTGGTGATATCCGCGATGACGAGATCAGTGATGAAGAGCGTCAGCATGCTGCTGGCTTGATGCGGATCAATCACACGGGCGAGGTCTGTGCGCAGGCGCTGTATCAAGGGCAGGGCTTTACCGCTCGTCTGCCGGAGATCCGCAGTCAGATGGAGCTGGCAGCCCAAGAAGAGATTGATCATCTGGCATGGTGCGATGCACGCCTGGTCGAACTGGATGCCAACATTAGTCTGCTCAATCCGCTGTTCTACATGACGAGCTTTGCACTTGGTGCAGCAGCAGGCGCCATCAATGACAAGGTCAGCCTTGGCTTTGTCGCAGCGACCGAAGAGTTGGTAGGCGAGCACCTCTCGGCGCACCAGCAGACGCTGCCACAGGGCGATCAGCGCTCGCGTGCGGTACTGCGTCAGATGGAAATCGACGAAGCGCATCATGAGCAGTGGGCGCTGGAGGCCGGTGGTCATCGTTTCCCCGGCCCGCTCAAGAGTGCCATGCGGCTCATGTCAAAGGTGATGACAGCCAGTGTCTATCGGCTGTAG